One Oncorhynchus masou masou isolate Uvic2021 chromosome 27, UVic_Omas_1.1, whole genome shotgun sequence genomic window carries:
- the LOC135515399 gene encoding skin secretory protein xP2-like isoform X2, with translation MRIVLIWICLLGMSLAFPVHKRRVTRSDNDEGEGSDYSHSSDEEEEEGGQEREEGGEGGEGEEEGGEGEKEGGEESEESDEEESDSDEEEGGEEGEEGEKEIREEEGEGNEEENEEGVEETGGEEGEGMRGEETGVDGEGEQPTPVDGEGEQPTPVDGEGEQPTPVDGEGEQPTPVDGEGEQPTPVDGEGEQPTPVDGEGEQPTPVDGEGEQPTPVDGEGEQPTPVDGEGEQPTPVDGEGEQPTPVDGEGEQPTPVDGEGEQPTPVDGEGEQPTPVDGEGEQPTPVDGEGEQPTPVDGEGEQPTPVDGEGESNTVARSSPARGDETTPQSNNTDSRMTNGAQRLQTTSPDRQT, from the exons ATGAGGATAGTGTTGATCTGGATATGTCTTCTGGGCATGAGTCTAGCCTTCCCT gtCCACAAGAGACGGGTGACAAGATCAGACAACGATGAAGGAGAGGGG AGTGACTACAGTCATTCaagtgatgaagaggaggaggagggaggacaggaaagagaagagggaggggaaggaggagagggagaagaagaggggggagagggggagaaagagggaggagaggaaagtgaagagagtgatgaggaagagagtgacagtgatgaagaggaggggggtgaagaaggagaagaaggagagaaggaaataagagaggaagaaggagagggaaatgaagaagagaatgaagagggtgtggaggaaacaggaggggaagaaggagagggaatgaggggagaggagacaggagtggACGGGGAAGGAGAGCAGCCTACTCCAGTGGACGGGGAAGGAGAGCAGCCTACTCCAGTGGACGGGGAAGGAGAGCAGCCTACTCCAGTGGACGGGGAAGGAGAGCAGCCTACTCCAGTGGACGGGGAAGGAGAGCAGCCTACTCCAGTGGACGGGGAAGGAGAGCAGCCTACTCCAGTGGACGGGGAAGGAGAGCAGCCTACTCCAGTGGACGGGGAAGGAGAGCAGCCTACTCCAGTGGACGGGGAAGGAGAGCAGCCTACTCCAGTGGACGGGGAAGGAGAGCAGCCTACTCCAGTGGACGGGGAAGGAGAGCAGCCTACTCCAGTGGACGGGGAAGGAGAGCAGCCTACTCCAGTGGACGGGGAAGGAGAGCAGCCTACTCCAGTGGACGGGGAAGGAGAGCAGCCTACTCCAGTGGACGGGGAAGGAGAGCAGCCTACTCCAGTGGACGGGGAAGGAGAGCAGCCTACTCCAGTGGACGGGGAAGGAGAGCAGCCTACTCCAGTGGACGGGGAAGGAGAAAGCAACACCGTAGCCAG ATCCAGCCCTGCCAGGGGAGACGAGACGACCCCTCAGTCCAACAACACTGATTCCAGGATGACTAATGGAGCCCAGAGACTTCAGACCAcatctccagacagacagacatga
- the LOC135515399 gene encoding skin secretory protein xP2-like isoform X1 has protein sequence MRIVLIWICLLGMSLAFPVHKRRVTRSDNDEGEGQQSDYSHSSDEEEEEGGQEREEGGEGGEGEEEGGEGEKEGGEESEESDEEESDSDEEEGGEEGEEGEKEIREEEGEGNEEENEEGVEETGGEEGEGMRGEETGVDGEGEQPTPVDGEGEQPTPVDGEGEQPTPVDGEGEQPTPVDGEGEQPTPVDGEGEQPTPVDGEGEQPTPVDGEGEQPTPVDGEGEQPTPVDGEGEQPTPVDGEGEQPTPVDGEGEQPTPVDGEGEQPTPVDGEGEQPTPVDGEGEQPTPVDGEGEQPTPVDGEGEQPTPVDGEGESNTVARSSPARGDETTPQSNNTDSRMTNGAQRLQTTSPDRQT, from the exons ATGAGGATAGTGTTGATCTGGATATGTCTTCTGGGCATGAGTCTAGCCTTCCCT gtCCACAAGAGACGGGTGACAAGATCAGACAACGATGAAGGAGAGGGG CAACAGAGTGACTACAGTCATTCaagtgatgaagaggaggaggagggaggacaggaaagagaagagggaggggaaggaggagagggagaagaagaggggggagagggggagaaagagggaggagaggaaagtgaagagagtgatgaggaagagagtgacagtgatgaagaggaggggggtgaagaaggagaagaaggagagaaggaaataagagaggaagaaggagagggaaatgaagaagagaatgaagagggtgtggaggaaacaggaggggaagaaggagagggaatgaggggagaggagacaggagtggACGGGGAAGGAGAGCAGCCTACTCCAGTGGACGGGGAAGGAGAGCAGCCTACTCCAGTGGACGGGGAAGGAGAGCAGCCTACTCCAGTGGACGGGGAAGGAGAGCAGCCTACTCCAGTGGACGGGGAAGGAGAGCAGCCTACTCCAGTGGACGGGGAAGGAGAGCAGCCTACTCCAGTGGACGGGGAAGGAGAGCAGCCTACTCCAGTGGACGGGGAAGGAGAGCAGCCTACTCCAGTGGACGGGGAAGGAGAGCAGCCTACTCCAGTGGACGGGGAAGGAGAGCAGCCTACTCCAGTGGACGGGGAAGGAGAGCAGCCTACTCCAGTGGACGGGGAAGGAGAGCAGCCTACTCCAGTGGACGGGGAAGGAGAGCAGCCTACTCCAGTGGACGGGGAAGGAGAGCAGCCTACTCCAGTGGACGGGGAAGGAGAGCAGCCTACTCCAGTGGACGGGGAAGGAGAGCAGCCTACTCCAGTGGACGGGGAAGGAGAGCAGCCTACTCCAGTGGACGGGGAAGGAGAAAGCAACACCGTAGCCAG ATCCAGCCCTGCCAGGGGAGACGAGACGACCCCTCAGTCCAACAACACTGATTCCAGGATGACTAATGGAGCCCAGAGACTTCAGACCAcatctccagacagacagacatga
- the LOC135515544 gene encoding dentin sialophosphoprotein-like has translation MMKIKLLLLIWTASVNSLPWQASPLSGVSPWGIGEGHERGEDPDGSSARTGQDSRKGWGLALEGFPGVTPTTFPQPTRAQDSGPSPRPTYVRRGRSLKVDDIASNDITEEELTMSYKTLPGYSEDRLLGEEFGDYGMQRDSPGSESHTGKDPTDHNDSSKSSDSVDSNTSSDSSDSSKSSDSSDSSDSSDSSDSSDSSDSSDSSDSSDSSDSSDSSDSSDSSDSSDSSDSSDSSDSSDSSDSSDSSDSSDSSDSSDSSDSSDSSDSSDSSDSSDSSDSSDSSDSINKVFHNKTLAK, from the exons TGGCAAGCCTCCCCCCTGTCTGGCGTCAGCCCCTGGGGGATAGGAGAGGGtcacgagagaggagaggacccagacgGCAGCTCAGCCCGGACTGGCCAGGACAGTAGAAAGGGGTGGGGTCTCGCCTTAGAGGGGTTTCCGGGAGTCACGCCTACCACGTTCCCTCAACCAACCAGAGCACAGGACAGTGGCCCCTCTCCCAGACCTACTTACGTGAGGAGGGGGCGTAGTCTCAAGGTTGATGACATCGCTAGCAATGACATTACAGAGGAGGAGCTGACAATGTCCTATAAAACTCTTCCTGGTTACAGTGAGGACCGGTTGCTAGGGGAGGAGTTTGGTGATTATGGGATGCAGAGGGACTCACCCGGCAGTGAATCGCATACCGGGAAAGACCCGACAGATCACAATGACTCCTCCAAATCAAGTGATTCTGTTGACTCTAACACCTCTAGTGATTCAAGCGATTCCTCCAAGTCAAGTGACTCTAGCGATTCAAGTGATTCCAGCGACTCAAGTGATTCAAGCGACTCTAGCGACTCCAGCGATTCAAGTGATTCCAGCGATTCAAGCGACTCAAGTGATTCAAGCGACTCTAGTGACTCTAGCGATTCTAGCGACTCAAGTGATTCTAGCGACTCAAGTGATTCTAGCGACTCAAGTGATTCTAGCGACTCAAGTGATTCTAGCGACTCAAGTGATTCTAGCGATTCTAGTGATTCTAGCGACTCAAGTGATTCTAGCGACTCAAGTGATTCTAGCGACTCAAGTGATTCTAGCGACTCTAGCGACTCAA TAAATAAAGTGTTCCACAATAAAACACTGGCCAAGTGA